One Microbacter margulisiae genomic window carries:
- a CDS encoding FecR domain-containing protein: protein MNELEQKYKTNNLTDEELKTLRDYVNSMSDEQLATRLFDEWLNNGTDLSFVDSKRLDKLKEEIDRSIDNSHYNFLNIKKIGQIAAAILLPVFIITTLFFYKENHQLTSEEMVVTTGNNERANVNLPDGTNVTLNSNSRLAYAPMTYNKSTRQIVFEGEGYFQIRKDPDRPFLIEAKGLRVKDLGTVFDLRVYGNSNTAELALERGCVQFTSIKANQNVILDLGDKAILEQKTGKITVIRAKDIENASAWKRGYLSFHATALCDIISNLEASYGVNIIIDNKTINDSTDLFTGTIPITNLNEALFILQKSYHLSCRQKQKDIILYKP, encoded by the coding sequence GTGAACGAACTGGAACAAAAGTATAAAACAAATAACTTGACTGACGAAGAACTGAAAACACTAAGAGATTACGTCAATTCCATGTCGGATGAGCAATTAGCAACCCGTCTGTTTGATGAATGGCTGAATAATGGAACTGATTTATCATTTGTGGATTCTAAACGGCTGGATAAATTGAAGGAAGAAATCGATCGATCCATTGATAACTCACACTACAATTTTTTAAATATCAAGAAGATAGGACAAATAGCCGCAGCCATATTATTGCCTGTTTTCATTATAACAACTTTGTTTTTTTATAAGGAAAACCACCAATTGACTTCAGAAGAGATGGTGGTAACTACCGGCAATAATGAACGGGCAAATGTCAATCTGCCCGATGGAACCAATGTTACATTAAATTCCAATTCACGATTGGCATATGCACCTATGACGTATAACAAATCTACTAGACAGATTGTTTTTGAAGGGGAAGGGTATTTTCAGATTCGTAAAGACCCGGATCGGCCTTTTTTGATTGAAGCAAAAGGATTGAGAGTAAAAGATCTGGGAACAGTTTTTGACTTACGTGTATATGGAAATAGCAATACAGCGGAACTTGCCTTAGAGCGGGGGTGTGTACAATTTACCTCTATCAAAGCCAATCAAAATGTGATACTAGATTTAGGCGATAAGGCCATTTTGGAACAGAAAACCGGGAAAATTACTGTGATTCGGGCAAAAGATATTGAGAATGCTTCTGCTTGGAAAAGAGGATATTTGTCGTTCCATGCAACGGCTTTATGTGATATCATTAGCAATCTTGAAGCGTCTTATGGCGTCAATATCATTATTGATAATAAAACAATTAACGACTCCACCGATTTATTTACCGGCACAATTCCCATTACAAATCTGAATGAGGCGTTATTCATTCTTCAAAAGTCATATCATTTGAGTTGCCGTCAAAAACAGAAAGATATTATTCTGTATAAACCATAA
- a CDS encoding RNA polymerase sigma factor: MEKYNENQEKKLIFNLKNGSHTAFDSIYKLYAKRLYAYSLQYTKSVEDAEDIVQEVFINLWNNRMTIRQDDTLSALLFIMAKHKLINAYRARLNHPHSEEYKEFMHALTVDDTQQRVEYGDFVKHFTKILSKLPPTQQRVIQLSRFNRMTNKEIAETLSLSEQTVKNQLSIGLKSLREKLMRIIVLCVLFVIPW, translated from the coding sequence ATGGAAAAATACAACGAAAATCAGGAAAAGAAATTAATTTTCAATTTGAAAAACGGTTCGCATACAGCATTTGATTCCATTTATAAATTGTATGCAAAGCGTTTATATGCTTACAGCCTTCAATATACAAAATCTGTAGAAGATGCTGAAGACATTGTGCAAGAGGTATTCATCAACCTATGGAACAACAGAATGACTATCCGGCAAGATGACACTCTAAGCGCTTTGCTCTTTATTATGGCCAAACATAAACTTATTAACGCATACCGGGCCAGGTTGAACCATCCCCATAGTGAAGAATACAAGGAATTTATGCATGCTCTTACTGTTGATGATACCCAACAACGTGTTGAATATGGGGATTTTGTCAAGCATTTTACGAAAATTCTATCAAAACTACCTCCAACTCAACAACGTGTTATTCAATTATCGAGATTTAACAGAATGACAAACAAAGAAATTGCAGAAACTTTATCATTAAGCGAACAAACGGTTAAAAATCAACTTTCGATAGGATTAAAGTCTTTACGGGAGAAATTAATGAGAATAATCGTCCTATGCGTACTGTTCGTTATTCCCTGGTAA